Proteins from a genomic interval of Chroococcidiopsis thermalis PCC 7203:
- a CDS encoding DUF4327 family protein, producing the protein MAQPVIHPMVKFQHQIRSLVESKIVRPTDSIWKIALVFGNEWSYWKQELTDFGFSMQDPVSELLSVEAWDEE; encoded by the coding sequence ATGGCTCAGCCTGTTATTCACCCAATGGTGAAGTTCCAGCACCAGATCCGTTCGCTCGTAGAATCCAAAATTGTTAGACCAACAGATAGTATCTGGAAGATTGCCCTCGTATTTGGTAATGAATGGTCTTATTGGAAGCAGGAATTAACGGATTTCGGCTTTTCCATGCAAGATCCCGTCAGCGAACTGCTATCGGTAGAAGCTTGGGACGAAGAATAG
- a CDS encoding protein kinase domain-containing protein, producing MVTLYLLHPEQSKPLQQWQFEDASIVRIGRAPDNDVVLADPLVSRHHLLLQRQNGEDSSSHVWQLINQGTNGTFLDGVLVSQSAIVDGSIIQLAKGGPTLRFQFQSPSTRAGEQGGKRAGEKTCTHDGNSPQNLFCIHCGQPLSVQQTIHQYQVLRILGQGGMGTTYLAWNPSQKKPLGNNSTRKSQPQLLVLKEMNAEIAKVAKAQELFEREANALKHLNHVGIPKYYDFFVEDGKKYLAMELIHGQNLEQIIYKYGPVTPAKAIGWMLQACEILDYIHSQEPPLIHRDIKPANLMLRSLDHRIVVLDFGAVKTGGTAFVTRIGAEGYCAPEQERGHPLIQSDLYAIGPTLIFLLTGEAPYKFYRPSSKGYQFQLDSIPTVTPELQAVITRVTETKPSDRYATAKELAIALSECH from the coding sequence GTGGTCACGCTATATCTGCTACATCCAGAACAATCCAAACCCCTGCAACAATGGCAATTCGAGGATGCGTCAATCGTCCGTATCGGTCGCGCCCCTGACAACGATGTAGTTTTGGCAGATCCCCTAGTTTCCCGCCATCATTTACTGCTCCAGCGGCAAAATGGAGAAGATTCATCGAGTCATGTTTGGCAGCTGATCAATCAGGGGACGAATGGGACTTTTCTGGATGGCGTGTTAGTCTCCCAAAGCGCGATCGTCGATGGGTCGATAATTCAACTAGCAAAAGGCGGACCTACTCTCAGGTTTCAATTTCAATCTCCCAGTACCAGAGCGGGGGAGCAGGGGGGCAAGCGAGCAGGGGAGAAGACTTGCACTCATGATGGTAATTCGCCACAGAACCTATTCTGCATTCACTGCGGTCAGCCCCTTTCAGTACAGCAAACGATTCACCAGTATCAAGTGCTACGTATTTTAGGACAGGGAGGAATGGGAACGACATATCTTGCTTGGAATCCCAGCCAGAAAAAGCCTCTGGGGAACAATTCAACTCGCAAGTCTCAACCTCAATTACTCGTCCTGAAGGAAATGAATGCTGAAATTGCCAAGGTTGCCAAGGCTCAAGAACTGTTTGAGCGGGAAGCTAATGCCCTGAAGCATCTAAACCATGTAGGAATTCCCAAATATTACGATTTTTTCGTCGAAGATGGGAAGAAATACTTAGCGATGGAACTAATTCACGGTCAAAATTTAGAACAGATAATTTATAAATACGGTCCTGTCACCCCAGCAAAAGCGATTGGTTGGATGCTGCAAGCGTGTGAAATTTTAGACTACATTCACAGCCAAGAGCCACCGCTAATTCACCGCGATATTAAACCCGCTAATTTGATGTTGCGATCGCTCGATCATCGGATTGTGGTGCTAGATTTTGGTGCGGTAAAAACGGGTGGAACCGCTTTTGTGACGCGGATTGGGGCTGAGGGATATTGCGCTCCCGAACAAGAACGCGGACATCCATTAATTCAGTCTGACCTTTACGCGATCGGACCTACTTTAATTTTTTTGTTAACAGGTGAAGCGCCGTATAAATTTTATCGTCCTAGTAGTAAAGGTTATCAATTTCAGTTGGATAGCATCCCAACTGTCACTCCCGAATTGCAGGCTGTCATCACACGGGTGACAGAGACTAAACCTAGCGATCGCTATGCCACGGCTAAAGAACTGGCAATAGCACTGAGCGAGTGTCACTGA
- a CDS encoding serine/threonine phosphatase — MLICPQCQSENANTNKFCQGCGTPLTFKFCPECGTQVALNAKLCHNCGAQTGTVWWAIVMGVVETQEGSPVSNSGVVEVLDVAGEPKTVESLPSSISQQKSEGTAPPAPLALSLTTHHSPLTTSALPAGAYLDLQQRYQLLDPLEMPLNPSDRVETQVRVLDCQPFQLSPLEAGANVMVAQSIPAIAKTYIALNSRFGEKYRQKLPKIHDAWQQGNQQVILIADRSDWQDLMQMWHERSTTPIQIMQWFEDMVRLWHELEPWHCRQSLLELSNLRVDATGSLGLQRLYPDPPQENLTLQDLGQIWQQLFQESQRTKFGSLVELLLDLTAGDIQTTDELQSRLQATSSELQLDAIDAPYSPSVLNTQEAAADRGKVGVTLNNSAAPTVIQMNESQENFMKSEELPTLVLPMHLVSIEDAGNTDVGRQRHHNEDCFGIITKVDKYVFPSDRTIEAQGIYILCDGMGGHAGGEVASALAVKKLQEYFHANWQPYQALPNEASIREAIRIANQGIFDLNQQDARSGVGRMGTTLVLVLVRNNQMTVAHVGDSRLYSFSRKRGLEQVTLDHEVGQREILRGVEPAIAYARPDAYQLTQALGPRDENYVNPDVSFVELNEDTLLILVSDGVSDNGLLEQHWETHIEPLLNTGASLERGVSELIELANQYNGHDNITVVLVRLKVRPKLEH, encoded by the coding sequence ATGCTGATTTGCCCCCAGTGTCAGAGCGAAAATGCCAATACCAACAAGTTTTGTCAAGGTTGTGGTACTCCCCTGACCTTCAAGTTTTGTCCTGAGTGCGGGACTCAGGTGGCTTTAAATGCAAAATTATGCCACAACTGCGGCGCTCAAACGGGGACGGTGTGGTGGGCGATCGTGATGGGAGTTGTAGAGACGCAGGAAGGTTCGCCTGTTAGCAACTCAGGAGTCGTAGAAGTGCTGGACGTAGCAGGAGAACCAAAAACTGTAGAATCGCTCCCCAGCAGTATATCTCAGCAGAAATCAGAGGGAACTGCACCGCCTGCTCCCTTGGCTCTCTCACTTACCACTCACCACTCACCACTCACCACTTCTGCTTTACCAGCAGGAGCTTATTTAGATCTACAGCAGCGCTATCAGTTGCTCGATCCGTTGGAAATGCCTTTGAATCCAAGCGATCGCGTAGAGACGCAAGTGAGAGTCCTAGACTGCCAGCCATTTCAACTATCGCCCTTAGAAGCAGGCGCAAACGTGATGGTGGCGCAATCAATTCCCGCGATCGCCAAAACCTACATTGCCCTCAACTCTAGATTTGGGGAAAAATATCGTCAAAAGCTACCGAAAATCCACGATGCTTGGCAGCAGGGAAACCAGCAAGTGATCCTGATTGCCGATCGCTCCGATTGGCAAGACCTAATGCAGATGTGGCACGAACGCAGCACGACTCCAATACAGATTATGCAGTGGTTTGAGGATATGGTACGGCTGTGGCACGAACTGGAGCCTTGGCATTGTCGCCAAAGTCTATTGGAGCTATCTAACTTGCGCGTGGATGCGACTGGGAGTCTTGGATTGCAACGCTTGTATCCCGATCCACCTCAAGAAAATTTAACCTTGCAAGATTTGGGGCAGATTTGGCAGCAGTTATTTCAAGAATCTCAACGCACTAAATTTGGTTCCTTGGTAGAGCTATTGTTGGATTTAACTGCGGGCGACATCCAGACAACAGATGAGCTACAATCGCGCCTGCAAGCTACGAGTAGTGAATTACAATTAGATGCGATCGACGCACCTTATTCTCCTTCAGTATTGAATACACAGGAGGCAGCTGCCGATCGAGGAAAAGTTGGAGTAACTTTAAATAACTCTGCTGCACCAACTGTTATTCAAATGAACGAATCTCAAGAGAATTTTATGAAAAGCGAGGAGTTACCGACTTTAGTGCTGCCAATGCATTTGGTTAGCATTGAGGATGCGGGTAACACTGATGTCGGTCGTCAAAGGCATCATAACGAGGATTGTTTTGGTATCATCACCAAAGTTGATAAATACGTGTTTCCTAGCGATCGCACGATTGAGGCACAAGGTATTTATATTCTTTGTGATGGCATGGGCGGACACGCTGGCGGTGAGGTAGCCAGTGCGTTAGCAGTGAAGAAGCTACAAGAATACTTTCACGCTAATTGGCAACCGTACCAAGCTTTACCCAATGAAGCTTCCATCCGCGAGGCAATTCGCATTGCCAATCAAGGAATTTTTGACCTCAACCAGCAGGATGCCCGTTCGGGTGTCGGACGGATGGGAACGACTTTGGTACTCGTTCTCGTCCGCAACAATCAAATGACTGTAGCTCACGTTGGCGATAGCCGTCTCTATAGCTTCAGCCGCAAGCGCGGATTAGAGCAAGTCACCTTGGATCATGAAGTGGGACAGCGAGAGATTCTGCGGGGCGTGGAACCAGCGATCGCCTATGCCCGTCCTGATGCATACCAGCTGACACAAGCATTGGGTCCAAGGGACGAAAATTATGTCAATCCTGATGTCAGCTTTGTGGAATTGAATGAAGACACTCTGTTGATATTAGTATCGGATGGAGTTTCAGATAATGGGCTACTAGAGCAACATTGGGAAACCCATATCGAACCATTACTTAACACGGGCGCTAGCTTAGAACGAGGTGTGAGCGAATTGATTGAATTAGCTAATCAGTACAACGGGCATGACAATATTACCGTTGTCTTAGTACGGCTGAAAGTGCGCCCGAAGTTGGAGCATTAA
- a CDS encoding pseudouridine synthase: MGKYRYILFNKPYGVLSQFSDGDRAGERRTLKDYIPIPKVYPVGRLDWDSEGLMLLTDRGQLQHRLADPKFGHSRTYWAQVERIPNASAIQQLEQGVIIENYRTRPAKVKLLEPEPTLPPRNPPIRDRKSVPTAWLELVLTEGKNRQVRRMTAKVGFPTLRLIRVAIAHLHIGDLPPGQWRDLTSQELELLLKSVGCGM, translated from the coding sequence ATGGGTAAATACCGATACATTTTGTTTAATAAACCCTACGGGGTGTTGAGCCAGTTTAGCGATGGCGATCGCGCTGGCGAACGGCGCACGCTTAAAGATTACATTCCCATTCCCAAAGTTTATCCTGTCGGTCGCCTCGACTGGGATAGCGAGGGATTGATGCTACTAACCGATCGCGGACAACTTCAACATCGACTTGCCGATCCTAAATTTGGACATAGCCGCACTTATTGGGCGCAAGTAGAACGAATTCCAAATGCATCAGCGATTCAGCAGTTAGAACAAGGAGTGATAATTGAGAATTATCGAACTCGACCAGCCAAAGTTAAACTGCTAGAACCCGAACCAACCTTACCACCAAGAAATCCGCCAATTCGCGATCGCAAAAGCGTGCCTACAGCATGGTTAGAACTAGTCTTGACAGAAGGTAAAAACCGCCAAGTAAGGCGAATGACAGCGAAAGTAGGATTTCCCACCTTACGCTTAATAAGAGTGGCGATCGCTCACCTACACATAGGAGATCTGCCACCCGGTCAATGGCGCGATTTGACTTCTCAGGAACTGGAATTACTTTTAAAAAGTGTAGGGTGTGGGATGTAG
- a CDS encoding DUF1824 family protein: MSQPLSDRFAIASAQKLLETFSCLEVKPVESAAEAAQLQQALILLSTQADFVNFGICADTPEQGLAALASYAKALGYTVAIAPHDLAAAIAPVYIKFNGQRQTYYLDSYTGTYRGVLVSYHSLVEESVNGTYGYLPLDLFQ; the protein is encoded by the coding sequence ATGTCTCAGCCACTTTCGGATCGTTTCGCGATCGCCTCAGCCCAAAAATTACTGGAAACTTTCAGTTGTTTGGAAGTTAAACCGGTAGAATCGGCAGCAGAAGCCGCCCAGTTGCAACAAGCATTAATACTACTAAGCACGCAAGCAGATTTCGTCAACTTCGGAATTTGTGCCGACACGCCAGAGCAGGGGCTAGCAGCATTAGCATCCTATGCCAAAGCTTTAGGATATACAGTCGCCATCGCTCCTCATGATTTAGCTGCGGCGATCGCTCCAGTATATATTAAATTTAACGGTCAAAGACAGACGTACTACCTCGACTCCTACACGGGTACGTATCGCGGCGTGCTGGTATCCTATCATTCATTGGTAGAAGAATCAGTCAACGGTACTTACGGTTATTTACCGTTGGATTTGTTTCAGTGA
- a CDS encoding glycosyltransferase: protein MKIALVHDYLTQRGGAERVFELLCQRYPEADIFTSVYDPEQTVDLGNRIVHTTGLQKIPGAAKYFRMLAPLYFPAFRSLDLQDYDLIISSSSSFAKAVKKRKGAQHICFCHNVTRFLWDTKTYLREYGDYHYFYPLIEMIFRKMREVDRIYAQEPDLYIANSSIVARRINQHYSKPALVINYPINSGNFTFSNDKENFYLASARLISYKRIDVIVEAFNWLGLPLVIIGDGPERQRLESKALKNVRFLGHVSDAERKYLMSKACSVVVAALEDYGLVPVEANASGTPVIAYGAGGVIDTQIPGHTGVFFYRQSPDAIQNALLAAKEIQWDYGKIRHHALSHFSEQAFFSKVERAIADTVSSIA, encoded by the coding sequence ATGAAGATAGCCCTAGTTCACGATTATCTAACGCAAAGAGGTGGCGCAGAGCGAGTTTTTGAACTGCTTTGTCAACGCTATCCCGAGGCAGACATCTTTACTTCTGTATACGATCCCGAACAAACTGTCGATTTAGGTAACCGTATAGTTCACACGACAGGATTACAAAAAATCCCAGGTGCAGCAAAATATTTCCGAATGCTGGCTCCTCTCTATTTCCCTGCTTTTCGCTCTCTGGATTTGCAGGATTACGACCTCATTATTAGTAGCAGCAGTAGCTTTGCTAAAGCTGTGAAGAAGAGGAAGGGAGCGCAACACATTTGCTTTTGCCATAACGTGACTCGGTTTTTGTGGGATACAAAAACTTACTTGAGAGAGTATGGGGACTATCATTATTTCTATCCGTTAATTGAAATGATCTTTCGCAAAATGCGAGAGGTTGACCGAATTTATGCTCAAGAACCCGACCTTTATATCGCTAACTCTAGTATCGTAGCTCGGCGAATTAACCAGCACTATAGCAAACCAGCACTGGTGATTAACTACCCAATTAATAGCGGTAACTTTACTTTTTCTAATGACAAGGAAAATTTTTATTTAGCTTCAGCTCGTCTAATCAGTTACAAACGAATTGACGTAATTGTGGAAGCATTTAACTGGCTGGGATTACCTTTAGTCATCATTGGCGATGGACCAGAACGCCAACGGCTAGAGTCAAAAGCGCTGAAGAACGTCAGATTTTTAGGACATGTCAGCGATGCCGAACGAAAATATTTAATGTCAAAAGCTTGCTCTGTTGTTGTTGCGGCTTTAGAAGATTATGGGCTAGTACCAGTAGAAGCAAATGCCAGCGGTACGCCCGTGATTGCTTATGGCGCGGGAGGAGTCATAGACACTCAAATTCCAGGACATACAGGAGTATTCTTTTACAGACAATCGCCAGATGCAATCCAAAATGCTTTGCTTGCTGCCAAAGAAATTCAGTGGGACTACGGCAAAATTCGCCATCACGCCCTGAGTCATTTTTCAGAACAAGCGTTTTTTAGCAAAGTTGAACGGGCGATCGCCGATACGGTGAGTAGCATTGCATAA
- a CDS encoding GumC family protein, whose product MVRVNESNMPMTVEESDGGYGQLLAVLMRRRYWLLGVMGAVLTIATVFTLISKPTYQSEMQLLIEPNYQGKKDGTTPRQGEQYADSGVTIDDYATQINVMRSSLLIQRAVDILRSEYPTLTVAEVKKNLVLKQVVEEKANTKIVEATYTANDPIKAQKVLKAVHTVYQIYNREQQEQRLKKGLKFINEQIPAVTKTVDQAENKLEEFRKNNNLIDPEQQAATVNNSLNAIAQEREVIRAQYNDLQARYGQLQQQLARSPQQALVASRLSQSSRYQTLLNELQRTELALSQRRVVFTDEDPNVKKLLEQRQNLLSMMKQEGGRVLGEGQASQAAAAGNAADGILQQGQLGALDLNLAGQLIEVQTNMNAMRARDNSLAQTQQKLRSDLKRFPVLLAEYNRLVPFVQINRDKLQQLLRAQQELSLEIARGGFDWQALEEPRLGLKVGPNLKLNLLLGLVAGLMLGSLAAFLRDAVDDSVHSSEDLERQFELPLLGMTPELPRGRVAQPEVSLPFGKPLHLSPWTVQVRNWPPSWESLDLIYRNLQLMNEMAAFKSLVVTSAVAGEGKSTLALGLALSAARLHQRVLLIDTDLRRPSLHQILNLPNDYGLSTLLSSDATLPIHNAIQSSGSYIDILTAGPQPEDPANLLSSQRMRELMAGFEQNYDLILLDAPPLLGMVDAMIAASCCTGVVLVSRVGMVKKTELVQANAMLRKLNVIGVVANGVSNVSYGYGAYSREQGVELKKVWGNG is encoded by the coding sequence ATGGTTAGAGTAAATGAAAGTAATATGCCCATGACCGTCGAAGAATCAGACGGTGGTTACGGGCAGTTGTTAGCAGTTTTGATGCGCCGTCGCTACTGGCTGCTGGGGGTTATGGGAGCGGTGTTGACAATTGCCACTGTGTTTACCTTAATCTCCAAGCCTACATATCAGAGCGAGATGCAGTTACTGATCGAGCCGAATTATCAGGGGAAGAAAGATGGCACGACCCCGAGACAAGGCGAGCAGTATGCTGATTCTGGAGTCACGATTGACGACTATGCCACGCAAATTAACGTCATGCGTAGTTCGCTGCTGATTCAAAGGGCAGTCGATATTCTCCGCTCCGAATATCCTACGCTTACAGTGGCGGAGGTGAAGAAAAACTTAGTACTAAAACAAGTTGTTGAAGAAAAAGCCAATACTAAGATCGTCGAGGCGACTTATACAGCAAACGATCCGATTAAAGCACAAAAAGTCCTGAAAGCCGTCCATACAGTTTATCAAATTTATAATCGCGAACAACAAGAGCAGCGGTTGAAAAAGGGTTTGAAGTTTATTAACGAACAAATCCCTGCCGTGACTAAAACAGTCGATCAAGCAGAGAATAAATTAGAAGAGTTTCGCAAAAATAATAACCTGATCGATCCAGAGCAACAAGCGGCGACAGTCAATAACTCGTTAAATGCGATCGCGCAGGAACGCGAAGTCATCCGCGCCCAGTATAATGACTTGCAAGCACGCTACGGTCAACTGCAACAGCAACTCGCTCGTTCTCCGCAACAAGCGCTAGTTGCTTCCCGCTTGAGCCAATCATCGCGCTATCAAACCCTACTCAACGAGTTGCAGAGAACGGAACTCGCCCTATCACAGCGGCGGGTTGTCTTCACCGATGAAGACCCTAACGTGAAAAAATTACTCGAACAACGGCAAAACCTGCTGAGCATGATGAAGCAGGAAGGCGGACGAGTTCTGGGTGAGGGACAAGCATCCCAAGCAGCAGCAGCTGGTAATGCGGCAGATGGTATTCTCCAGCAAGGACAATTAGGAGCGCTCGACCTCAACCTTGCAGGTCAATTGATCGAAGTACAGACAAACATGAATGCGATGCGGGCGCGGGATAACAGTCTAGCGCAAACACAGCAGAAGCTACGTAGCGATCTCAAGCGCTTCCCAGTGCTATTGGCAGAATACAACCGTCTAGTTCCCTTCGTCCAAATTAATCGCGATAAACTCCAGCAGCTGTTGAGAGCGCAGCAAGAATTAAGTTTAGAAATTGCTAGAGGTGGATTTGACTGGCAAGCTTTGGAAGAACCACGTCTAGGATTGAAAGTTGGTCCCAACTTGAAGCTGAACTTGTTGTTGGGTCTAGTTGCGGGGTTGATGCTGGGTAGTTTAGCCGCCTTCTTGCGCGATGCCGTCGATGATTCCGTCCACAGTTCCGAAGACTTGGAGAGACAATTCGAGCTACCCTTGCTGGGAATGACTCCAGAATTGCCCAGAGGCAGAGTGGCACAACCAGAAGTCAGTTTGCCTTTTGGCAAGCCGCTGCATCTGTCGCCCTGGACGGTACAAGTACGAAATTGGCCCCCATCATGGGAATCGCTGGATTTGATTTATCGCAATCTCCAGTTGATGAACGAAATGGCTGCATTCAAATCTTTGGTGGTAACTTCCGCCGTAGCAGGTGAGGGTAAATCTACTTTAGCCTTGGGTCTAGCTTTAAGTGCGGCACGGCTACATCAGCGTGTGTTGTTGATCGATACCGACTTGCGCCGTCCGAGTTTACATCAAATCCTGAATTTGCCCAACGATTACGGACTGTCTACCTTGTTGAGCAGCGATGCCACGCTGCCGATTCATAATGCAATTCAGTCTTCTGGCTCCTACATAGACATTTTGACTGCTGGACCACAGCCAGAAGACCCAGCCAACCTACTCAGCTCGCAAAGAATGCGAGAGTTGATGGCAGGATTCGAGCAAAATTACGATTTGATTTTACTCGATGCTCCACCTTTACTGGGTATGGTAGATGCGATGATTGCTGCTTCTTGCTGTACTGGTGTCGTGCTAGTTTCTCGCGTTGGCATGGTGAAGAAGACAGAGTTAGTACAAGCCAACGCTATGCTGAGAAAGCTTAACGTGATTGGAGTGGTGGCAAATGGCGTGAGTAACGTTTCTTATGGCTATGGAGCCTACTCTAGAGAACAAGGAGTTGAGCTGAAAAAAGTTTGGGGAAATGGTTAA
- a CDS encoding glycosyltransferase, whose translation MKILFLDQSGKPGGAELCLLDIVKPYRDRCLVGLFADGGFKDLLQQHEIPVQVLTGRSLQVSKDSGLLQGASSLGQLLPLITRVAKIAREYDIIYANTQKALVVGAIASLLSRRPLVYHLHDILSTEHFSRTNLRLAVTLANRASLVIANSQASQKAFLAAGGNPKLVRVVYNGFAPQLYRQENSVAQTRQELGLEGKFVVGHFSRLAPWKGQHVLLEALTQCPPEVTAIFVGDALFGEQDYKQQLHQQVAELGLEQRVQFLGFRSDVVSLMAACDLVAHTSIAAEPFGRVIVEAMLCGRPVVASQAGGAVELVETGKTGWLVPPGDAQKLAEIINTCRQQSEMASAIAHQAQISASQRFELNEINRQIERLLAGVGSRESGVGSRESRRKR comes from the coding sequence ATGAAAATCCTATTCCTCGATCAAAGTGGCAAGCCAGGAGGGGCGGAGCTTTGTCTGTTGGATATTGTTAAACCATATCGCGATCGCTGTTTAGTTGGTTTGTTCGCCGATGGTGGGTTTAAAGATTTACTCCAACAGCACGAAATTCCCGTGCAGGTGCTAACTGGGCGATCGCTACAAGTGAGTAAAGACAGTGGGTTGCTCCAAGGCGCGAGTAGCCTGGGTCAGTTGCTGCCTTTGATTACCCGCGTTGCCAAAATTGCCCGCGAGTATGACATCATCTACGCCAATACGCAAAAAGCACTGGTGGTAGGAGCGATCGCATCCCTCCTCAGTCGCCGCCCTTTGGTATATCACCTACATGACATTCTCTCAACCGAGCATTTTAGCCGCACTAACCTGCGTTTAGCTGTAACTTTGGCAAATCGTGCCTCGTTAGTCATTGCTAACTCCCAGGCAAGTCAAAAAGCTTTCCTCGCCGCCGGGGGAAATCCCAAACTCGTTCGTGTTGTCTACAACGGATTTGCCCCCCAGTTGTATCGACAGGAAAATTCCGTAGCTCAGACAAGGCAAGAATTGGGGCTAGAAGGCAAGTTTGTTGTCGGACATTTCAGCCGACTCGCACCGTGGAAAGGACAGCACGTGCTTCTAGAAGCACTGACGCAGTGTCCGCCAGAAGTGACAGCAATATTTGTTGGAGATGCTTTATTTGGCGAACAGGACTACAAGCAACAATTACACCAGCAAGTTGCCGAGTTAGGACTAGAACAAAGAGTGCAATTTTTAGGCTTTCGTAGCGATGTCGTGTCATTAATGGCAGCCTGTGACTTAGTTGCCCACACATCAATTGCGGCGGAACCATTCGGGCGCGTGATTGTCGAAGCTATGCTTTGCGGTCGTCCAGTCGTAGCCAGCCAAGCTGGGGGTGCAGTGGAACTGGTAGAGACGGGAAAAACAGGTTGGCTCGTACCACCAGGAGATGCTCAGAAATTAGCAGAAATTATCAATACTTGCCGCCAGCAGTCTGAAATGGCTAGTGCGATCGCCCATCAAGCCCAAATTTCAGCCAGTCAACGGTTTGAATTAAATGAAATAAATCGGCAAATCGAGCGGCTTTTGGCGGGAGTCGGGAGTCGGGAGTCGGGAGTCGGGAGTCGGGAGTCGAGAAGAAAGCGATAA